CGGGGTGTTGCGGACGTCGCGGTCCAGCAGGTCGATGCTCAGATAGGTCTTACCGGTGCCCGGAATCTCCTGGCAGTATTTCGTGAATTCGTGCCTTTCGTTCTCGTAGCGTCCTTCCTGCATGGCGGTGAAATGCACGGCGTAGAAGTCGTTGGCCACCAGGCAGTTCATCGAAGCGCCCTGGTACATCTGCCGGCCGTTGCCGGTGTCGCGGGGGGCCCCTGCGCCGAAGGCCGCTCCGGCGGTCAGGGACAGGCCGAAGAGGGCAGCGGCGGTGCGGCAGAAAAATGCGGAACGATGCGTCATGGGAGTGGTCCTCCTTCAGGGGGTCTGGACTTGAAAGAAATATTTGCCGCTGACCACGTGGCCGTCGGCGGAGAGCACCCGGTAGCGAACCATGTAGCGGCCGGGGGTGAGCTTGGAAACCGAGGTTCGCAGCTTGGAACGGTCGGTGAAATCGAGCTTGGCGTCGTGGTTGTCGACGCGCTTGCCTTCGCCGTCGACCACGGCCAGGGCCAGGAAGTCGTTGCCCACGCCTTCGTTGAAGGTCAAAAGGACTTCCTCCGGCACGTCGGTGATGGTGGCGTCCCGGTCCGGTATCGCCTTGACCAGGATGGCGTGGGCCAGGTGGACGGGCGTGTCCACCGTCCGGGCAAGGAAAGGATTGGCGGCGGCCAACGAGCCGTCTTCCGCGGCTCCCGCCGCGCCGGCCAAGACCAGGCCGGCGAGGGTCGCGGCCAGGGATGGGATGGGTTTTCTCATGAATCTCGTCGTGCTTTGGTTTCGGTTCTCGGGGCCGCGATGGCCCAGGTTTTCTGCCCATCA
This portion of the Methylococcus mesophilus genome encodes:
- a CDS encoding copper resistance CopC family protein, with amino-acid sequence MRKPIPSLAATLAGLVLAGAAGAAEDGSLAAANPFLARTVDTPVHLAHAILVKAIPDRDATITDVPEEVLLTFNEGVGNDFLALAVVDGEGKRVDNHDAKLDFTDRSKLRTSVSKLTPGRYMVRYRVLSADGHVVSGKYFFQVQTP